The Oryzias melastigma strain HK-1 linkage group LG20, ASM292280v2, whole genome shotgun sequence genome includes the window CTCAGTGTTGGAACATCACTTTTCATGGTCAAACTAAGAAATGCTGCTTATTTATTCaacataatgtttttttctgttcttctcaCACAAGTGTTTGTTACAAACATTCACAGATCCATAAGCTactttgatggattttttttgtacttccaGAAGAGCGTATTCCAACATCCCTTTATTTGTGCAGAACTCTGTTATTTAGCGCTTCGCTAACACTTTGTATTTCTGCTTTGCAGTCAGATTTTCTGTGCACGTTAGCATCTTTGTATGAACGGCTCTGCTGCTTATTTTCTTCCTCGAGTGTAAAGGCGTCAAACTAAGCAGCTTTTAAACAggtgctgcatttttttttttttcgggcTGTAAAGGTTTTTATCTCTGCAGCCGGTCTGAATCACTTTGACAGTTTTCTTGCCGTCAGATCTATGCATGtcactgaaacagaaaaaaacccttaaagtTCTCAAGTGGCCAAACGGGAGATGCACGAATTCCAGCTCAGTTTTGACAGCTAAAGCTGGATGGAATTAAAGCATCTGAATTTAACAGATTAGCCATGAAAAACAAGGTTTACAATTTTCGCCTTGAGCTCACCAAGCAATGATCATAAACTGTGTGATATCTAGTCTGGATCATGTACTGTAATGTTTTCatgattaaatgttatttttgaacatttcctgTCGTCTGTTGAACCAAAAGCAGGATATTTATATCACTTTAGGGcggccacaaacaattattttaatggttgaataatcattagctttaaactgactaaaaacaaGCTATAattcattacctgtgataatgctagtgtgaatgctgtaagctgaatttggcagctgaagatgctagtgctgatagctgaagatgcttaaattgatagctaaaatcactaaagctaatagctgaaaacactgaagctgattgccagctaaatttttaaataagcctaaaaaaatggaaaacgcCTAAtatagctaaaacagctagtatgtagcagaaatattagctacactaaAAATTAGtataaacagctgaaaaaaagcctaatatagccaaaatagctagtgtgtagctgaaatattaactaaattcaaaaatatcctaaaaaattgaaacaaaaaatatatataaattaaactgtgtagctgaaatattagctaaacttcaaaacagcctaaaaaactgaataatcctaaattagcaaaaatagccatcatgtagctgaaatattagctacactccaaataagcataaaaagctttaataaagaaaaaagagcctaaaatagtcaaaatagcttttgtgtagctgaaatattaagctttaaaatagcctaaaaaactgaaaaaaatagccaaaatgcctagcatgcatctgaaatattagctaaactccaaattagtgtaaaaaaagggaaatagctagcatgtagctgaaatatttgctaaacttcaaaatagtctaaaaatatatattttttaaaatcctaaattagctgaaaaattgaaaaaaaaatccaaaattagcaaaaacacccagcatgttgctgaaatattagctacactccagatttgcattaaaagcttaaaaaaaataaataaataaataaataaattctgaatAACCCAGAAAGCTCATGTGCTGCTGAAATATCATCTAGTAGTCCAGAAAagcttaataaatatcaaaatggCATATACACTatatatttcacttttatttacattcaaatcaAGGAAAAGAATCAGTACTTTTATatgaaatatcatttttttgtcttttaatctgTCCTATAAACATTCCactttcaaagacaaaaacataaaaacagcacaCAGACGTTTACGAAGAGTAGACAAAACACCAGATAAAAGCTGATATGTGTCCAAGCTGCAACTGGGATGTGAGGAGTGTCCTCCTGCTGACCTCCAACAGGTCAAAACACTTGCTACCATAAACAGATCTCagcaagaaaaaggaaaattcacAGTAACACCAAcatcacagaaaacacaaagtagATAAGTTCAAGAGCGGACGCTCGCGCGCTCATCTGTCCAGTAAGTAAGTTTCCCATGAGCCTCTTTGTCGCATGGAAAATTGTGTCTTCTGTTGCTGGTGTTTTCTGGACGTCTGAAGATGGCGGCTCCGTCCCGTTTAGAAACTTtcaggttaaaacaaaaaatcctgaaGAATGTGGGGGAAGGTTGTGTCCCGCTGGGGCATTTTCACCAAATGTCCATCACATTAGTTTATAAATGGCTGTGAAGCATGCATTAGTCCAGTTAAATGGCTTTGGATCAGGCAGCAAATAGATCACAatttatgggggaaaaaaaaagaagaaaaatggagaaaaggATGTTCTTCAAATCCAGAATCTACACACACAGAGCTCTGGGGCACCTGTAAGAGAAGAATATTATATAGTACTCACAACAAtcaaggagcactttaaagaaacatcagatctcaatatgaagttggatatctatacaaataaccacgagtggaaaaccagccaaaaaagatcaagagggagaaacttgaaatgacctccacatgtaacaccagtcctgtttgagggttttctaattgttgccactgaagtgcacctgttgttaattccatgaacacaaatacagctgaaattgattaacgaggccctcagctgttTAACcaatcagacaggtttaattcaattcatgtcatgcccaataaaaaaagtgttcctttaatttttgtgagagatgcattttaaaaattttattctGTAGACATAACTAAACAAGCAGACATACCTGTCCATAGAAAAGCCGTCCATCTCCTCTTCGTCATCCAGCTCCATGTCCAGCTCGAGCTCCAGACTTCCAGAGCCGTAGCCGCTCAGGACACTGCGGAGGTCAAACGGGTTCAGgaagtttatttgaatttgtcaaaaagttgGCTACAAACAAtgcttttaaagccccatttatagagaccAACAGCCAATAAAAGaggatttagggtttggttacccttgaagatgtgttttacatccagtttaggcgtgacccgattagtcgactaatcaaataGTCGTTTCTGCTGGTCCTATCTACTAGCatgctttgtttttcctctaagatcagaaatgactttttaatcTAATACTCTTGCTGACCTGACAGAACGACATGTAAAAAAGACGATCCTCTTCAGTTTCTTGTTGTAGAAGAAGTAGTTAAACGACCAGAGGCTCCCCTCTTCACCAAACGGGTCAGAATCCAGATCTGGGTTGTAgctgaagacaaacaaaaaaaagaaaacataatgaCCTTagagaacatatttttttgttctatgaATTAGAGAAAATGCTCACCTGTAAATGTCACAGCTCTGCAGGGCGATCTCCTGGTCGATGGCGTTCCACAGCTCAGGCCCCAGAGAGTTAAACTCCTCCCCCACCACAGAAAACAGGCTCCCGTTGACTGCATTCGTCACCTGTAGGGAAACCACACCTCCTGAGTTCAGCACTATCGTGGCGGCGACtgtgctggagctgcagagtaCTGACAAAGTTGAGGCTGGGCTCTCGGCTGAACTCGTGGGCGCGAGCGGCGCTGAAGTCATAGTCCGGCCGGAAGGACTCGTTCAGCGTGGTGATGAGGTAGAAAAGTGTCTTCCTGCAACACTTGTCACTCAGAGGGTTCTCTCCATCCTCACTGCTCTTTCCCAGCCTGCACAAACACGTTTGACATCAACACTTCTGCATCCATCAAGTCCTGACgtgtttttacaggaaaagTCCTATTCCTGTACTCACTGTGAGGGGCTTGTAGCACTTGTGGACTGAGGGGGGGACAGAGCCTCGAGGACGTGGGGCTCCCCCTCCTGGCAGAACTGCTTAAACATGTGCTTATCGTCTCCTGCCATCTTGCAGGAGTAGCTCTCGATCCTGCAGggcagagaaaaacatttgaaattaaatacaacatattacataaaaaaattgatagaaaaatctattttttattggaaatgttttattttgcacctttagaaatccacaaaaaaatgaactttttttgcaCGAGATATAGACAGtatacattatttttgttcacaacaatgctaatttaagatgtaaaaatattgacatgagtgtccagggagaaaaaaaaaacacctNNNNNNNNNNNNNNNNNNNNNNNNNNNNNNNNNNNNNNNNNNNNNNNNNNNNNNNNNNNNNNNNNNNNNNNNNNNNNNNNNNNNNNNNNNNNNNNNNNNNNNNNNNNNNNNNNNNNNNNNNNNNNNNNNNNNNNNNNNNNNNNNNNNNNNNNNNNNNNNNNNNCAAATAAGctactttttttcagaaaatttgttttgaaattcaattttcatttggaaaaacaaagacgccCCTCTATTGCCCCTAGTGGGAATATTAAGTACTGCAGGACAGAAAACCCAGACCAAGTTCTacacaatgggtttttaaggaaaatttagACCATACTAAAAATATAAGGGTCTCGGAAATACCATTATGCAATATAATAATGGTATTATAAGGTTAAACAATAAcggtgaaaaaaacaaaagtattttaaggTTAAGATTGTGCTGTTGCCCAGCattttttgggtcattttaGGGGATTCAAGTGAGGTTTAGTATAGAACCATTTTAGTTATGCATGCTTTTATGAGAATTTTACAACAGAGTATTCGGGCAACacaaaagatttaaagtaatacatttacaacttttaaagtcatcAATGTACAACTTATTCtctcgtaaatgtatgactATCAAGTAGCAACCTAAAAAATTTTTCTTGGATTAAAAATGGCCCTAATAATCCATTGCAGAATCTAACTTACAACAAcaaatcatcaaaaatgttttaaatagaaaaaaatgacattaaaagaaTTAGATGATAATAATGTAGGCAAAATTAATGCTATAACATGATACCATGACATTTTCAATACATCCAATTAGCTCTCTTCTAGTAGACGTGCAGAAACACAAGCCTAGTTCCAGCTAAAAGATCTGCCGTTCTCGTGTTTCTGGGTCTGTTGTCACTGATAAGACACCGGAGCGAGGCAGGACGGTGTTTATTTTGCTCCAACTCAAGAACAGGTCACATAAGTACAGTCTGGAGGAGACGCCAAACCTTCAAGACCTCTTTAGATCGTGGCAGACTAAATATAGAAACATCACAGGATAAAGTAGTGGAAATAGCAGCACTGGCATCTACACACAGCTGTCCAGCCAAAATAAACAGCATGGGGAACCAGACGACAAGGGGAAAGAAGATTAACAACACTATTTAATCAGTACTAATTGATTTTTAGTGATTGCACTTCCAAATAAACAGTTAATATTGAAATTTAGGTAATCTAATTTCAAaggatttgaagaaaatatCTGAACCATGTCCCACTCTGAGCTCAGCTCTCTTTCTAATCCACTAAGAAGCCTTAACAGCAGCAGGACTCGTGTATTGTACGCACAGACGTGCACGATGGCGTTCTTAACAACTGTCTCCAAAATAACCACGAGGTGCTGAAAGAGGACACCGCGATCTGCGATCACTTTTTAGCCCTCCGCCAGCAGAGCTCGATTTCACCACCCACGCAAACTCCAGTGGCATTATTCCACAGCCCACCAGCTTTTATATAACAACACTGACAGTGTATCTGTACTTACTGGCCCGGCCTNNNNNNNNNNNNNNNNNNNNNNNNNNNNNNNNNNNNNNNNNNNNNNNNNNNNNNNNNNNNNNNNNNNNNNNCAGTGGCATTATTCAACAGCCCACCAGCTTTTATATAACAACACTGACAGTGTATCTGTACTTACAGGCCCGGCCTGGAGGCTTTACATAACCTGTAGCTTGAGGGGGGTGATCTACAGTTTCAAAGTCAATCGCAAGAACTTTGGGTTATCTGAGGACTTTCGGTCTGCAACGACAGGCTGTAAACATTTATCATAGCGTTGCATAACGTGAAGGCACTTGTCTGCTCTACTACCCCACTTATGACAAGAGTTATTAGTCTTTGCCCAAACCACACCTCCTAACCAAGCCTTCAGGTATGGCATCGTGTTTGACAGGATTTTGTCTGCAGAAGGAAACTTTAACAGAGTCATGAGGTATGCAGTTAATGTAAAATATTGCTAACATTTAAAGGAATGAGAACATAAaggcataaatataaaaaaaaagctttgcgCATCtaagccaggggtgtcaaactcaatcgcacaagcggccaaaaaccaaaacacaccttaggttgctaAAATCGtgactttttagcataattatgaactagataaatcgcataatgctagtgtgaatgttgtgagctgaatttggccgttggATATGCTAGTGCCCATTGTTGtgaatgctgaaattgatagctgaaaacactgaagctgattgccagctaaaatattaactaaatgccaaattagtaagaagaagaagaagaaaaaaacaacaactaaatgTGAATgtgaagggggaaaaaaagttaggCTAGCCNNNNNNNNNNNNNNNNNNNNNNNNNNNNNNNNNNNNNNNNNNNNNNNNNNNNNNNNNNNNNNNNNNNNNNNNNNNNNNNNNNNNNNNNNNNNNNNNNNNNNNNNNNNNNNNNNNNNNNNNNNNNNNNNNNNNNNNNNNNNNNNNNNNNNNNNNNNNNNNNNNNNNNNNNNNNNNNNNNNNNNNNNNNNNNNNNNNNNNNNNNNNNNNNNNNNNNNNNNNNNNNNNNNNNNNNaaaaaagactaaattagccaaagcaggtagcatgctgaaatattacctaaattccaaaatggaccaaaaataaataaataatgaataaatttaaaaaacaaaacgaaacaaagcctaaattagccaaaacagctagcatgtagctgaaatattagcttaattccaaaatcgcctaaaacacatttaataaaatagtcaaaaaatctaGCACAATATCAATTNNNNNNNNNNNNNNNNNNNNNNNNNNNNNNNNNNNNNNNNNNNNNNNNNNNNNNNNNNNNNNNNNNNNNNNNNNNNNNNNNNNNNNNNNNNNNNNNNNNNNNNNNNNNNNNNNNNNNNNNNNNNNNNNNNNNNNNNNNNNNNNNNNNNNNNNNNNNNNNNNNNNNNNNNNNNNNNNNNNNNNNNNNNNNNNNNNNNNNNNNNNNNNNNNNNNNNNNNNNNNNNNNNNNNNNNNNNNNNNNNNNNNNNNNNNNNNNNNNNNNNNNNNNNNNNNNNNNNNNNNNNNNNNNNNNNNNNNNNNNNNNNNNNNNNNNNNNNNNNNNNNNNNNNNNNNNNNNNNNNNNNNNNNNNNNNNNNNNNNNNNNNNNNNNNNNNNNNNNNNNNNNNNNNNNNNNNNNNNNNNNNNNNNNNNNNNNNNNNNNNNNNNNNNNNNNNNNNNNNNNNNNNNNNNNNNNNNNNNNNNNNNNNNNNNNNNNNNNNNNNNNNNNNNNNNNNNNNNNNNNNNNNNNNNNNNNNNNNNNNNNNNNNNNNNNNNNNNNNNNNNNNNNNNNNNNNNNNNNNNNNNNNNatgctgaaatattacctaaattccaaaatggaccaaaaataaataaataatgaataaatttaaaaaacaaaacgaaacaaagcctaaattagccaaaacagctagcatgtagctgaaatattagcttaattccaaaatcgcctaaaacacatttaataaaatagtccaaaaatctagcacaatgtcaattttttgacttttaaaacataattttaacataattatgaattataaaaaggcaggaatattattccagaataaatcaacgtatATCTTATTATAGGACTTCAAGGATGGCAGCCTGAATGGAACAATCGGGAGTTTCCCAACTTCCTTAAAAGGTACATAAAAGGCTACCGTGACCTAATATGAGTAgggttttggggaaaaaaagaggtttgCACAAATCTCTTACCTTCCAATGATGCGAGATTCTCCAGTTTCGACGCAAAGTCTGGAGCTGAGAGCTTCAAAACTTGAGTTTTCCAACAGCTTCATGGCtggaaaacacaagaaacacatacaattgttaaaaaaacaaaactactttttaaataaacaacaatgtGCATGTCCGTGCATTATAATGTAaacatataaatacataaaaataggTCTGTTATGGTTGATTACAACAGAACAGCGCCCCGCGAGGACATTTCCTCCAATTAtctgcccctcccccaccccGAAAAGAGAGTGATAAATCGTCTTCCTGGTTCAGTAAAATCGTTTAATTCACTTACCGACAAAAGCGTTCTCACCACAGTCACACGGcaaaagctttaaaatccaATACAGCAAAAAAAGCTGGCCTCTAAACCGAACAACTTACGGAAAAATCGACCCTTCGCTCGAATCGCTGTTGTTGTTGCTCTGCTAGCGCTAGCACTTGCTAATTGTTACGCCTCTTTTCTGTGTCCGCTACCGAGCCTTCTTTAATGTGAACTCGAGCTCTGGTGTTGTTCAGAAACACTCGGTCGAGCAGGAATTATTCTGAGGCCTTTTAATTTTATGCAGAAGCTGCTTTCCCCGATTATATGCGATGAGATTAAATCCAAAGACTGTTGGCGTCCGTCGGAGTCTATCTGCAGCGGCATCCCTTTTGACCTGATTTCACAAAGCGATTTGTATTTGCGGGATCAAGTCGCTCGGTTCTAAGCGACTCGATCGGGTAGAGAAAAAAACGAGTAGCGAAATGTTAGTAATACAGAATATCGGATTACTAGTGTAGCAATTCGTcgattacaaaaaacaaaggcTCTTCTCACATCAAAACAACGGAATATACTGTATCAGAAAGCCCTGCCCCTTTGCTTTTATATGCGGATGCTGGAGGACCCACCCTCTCCTCGTGCGCTCTCCTGATTGGCTCCCTTACCTGTCAGTCTCAGTTACCTCCAAAGAAGATGTTTTTGtgcgattattttattatattttatttatttattatatattaagtctattcGGTGCAGGGGTGTGAAACTNNNNNNNNNNNNNNNNNNNNNNNNNNNNNNNNNNNNNNNNNNNNNNNNNNNNNNNNNNNNNNNNNNNNNNNNNNNNNNNNNNNNNNNNNNNNNNNNNNNNNNNNNNNNNNNNNNNNNNNNNNNNNNNNNNNNNNNNNATGAGCTAGATATTACAAGCATTAACTGTGATTATGCTAGTTTGACTACTGCAAGCTGGATGTGGCCATTGAGGATGCtattgctgatagctgaaaacattgaagttgatagctgaaatcactgaaacttatggctgaaatcactgaagctgatagttggaAGAattgaaattgataactgaaatcacTTAAAAGCTAGTAGCTAACAATTGtgtagttgatagctgaaatcactgaagcttatagctgaaaacactgatgttgatagctgaaatcgctgaagcctatatctgaaaatgctgaagttgatagctgaaatcactgaagctaatagctgaaagtctgaagttgatagctgaaatcactgaagcttatagctgaaaacactgaagttgagagctgaaatcactgaagctaaaagctgaaaaagctgaagttgatagccagctaaatctcaaattagccttaaaaactaacaacaacaaaaaacccttaggttagccaaaatagcttgcatATAGCTGGAAAAATTgataaatttcaaaatagcctaaaacaactgaaaaaagcctaaatttgcaaaaacagcaagcatgtagcttaaatattagctaaacttaaaacaaagccgaaaaaatcttagtaaatgccaaaataaaccaaaaaactagcagaatgtacaagaaaaacaaaaaggcagcattaatattctagaataaatcaatttaacccttaaataactttaaatattttactctccataaaaatatattttgtcaaaattatacaagttaaaaaaagcacaagataacaatgggacattaataacaataaaataaaatgatgcggAGGGCCGGAAacaattacccggagggccagatccggcccccgggccttgacttatACTGATACAACAACTTACAATAAACATAACTGATTTTGATATGAAATATGaagttaaatacatttaactttCTGTCTGGTAATAGAATCACATCTAGATGATTagaaaaaacataaagcaattgtatttttaaatatgctcttcatcaagattttttttttcttgcaaggtTTATATACAAAAGAGACCCAccattttgaaagaaacatttattgacataaatacaaagtattCAATCACTAAATTACACTAGACAGTGTAAACGGATCAGATCTAAGTAATATAGTCTGAAATGTCCTTCAAGCCTGTGCTCTCATTATCCAGGTACTCCAGGATCACATTACCCCCATTGTATATAGGAG containing:
- the maf1b gene encoding MAF1 homolog, negative regulator of RNA polymerase III b, whose amino-acid sequence is MKLLENSSFEALSSRLCVETGESRIIGRIESYSCKMAGDDKHMFKQFCQEGEPHVLEALSPPQSTSATSPSQLGKSSEDGENPLSDKCCRKTLFYLITTLNESFRPDYDFSAARAHEFSREPSLNFVTNAVNGSLFSVVGEEFNSLGPELWNAIDQEIALQSCDIYSYNPDLDSDPFGEEGSLWSFNYFFYNKKLKRIVFFTCRSVSVLSGYGSGSLELELDMELDDEEEMDGFSMDRCPRALCV